One Kribbella sp. NBC_00662 genomic region harbors:
- a CDS encoding PQQ-binding-like beta-propeller repeat protein: MRRRVVLGAVVTAPLLVACGEVARDGAPELRLEAAWRVPVRTRIEGLPGRVRVVGDSVILVDGTGAEKVRVACFNAADGKQVWQIDDERQLSVPGVGEVRLCVVGRGAYESPDVIQEPTVGCAGDILPISFVADRNAKTSSGIVGVDVHDGRPVWGFRAVSDASTDRTMVTAVAGSVVLATVSAPYGPDWPERRPTTLALDAGSGRELWRGDGVIGLAGDGESVVVAKVTDGGWRPEVRDARSGTPRWTGKHPIDGPYQHVSTVADHTVLSTKDRRVTDIVRLSTGTQLDFEADAPPGLVASNPPMLVWDSGVAWWAKGPNGFVTQTLPKGSPTKGKKRPKGLEFHALYGAGPYIWGEYKTTQESGDHDDLAGTIAVDRTGRPRSATQPGAVLADVSERWLVVGKNGYVEVQRITPKAS, encoded by the coding sequence ATGCGGCGGCGGGTTGTGTTGGGGGCGGTTGTGACCGCGCCTTTGTTGGTGGCTTGTGGGGAGGTTGCGCGGGACGGGGCGCCGGAGTTGAGGCTGGAGGCCGCCTGGCGGGTGCCGGTTCGGACTCGGATTGAGGGGTTGCCGGGGCGGGTGCGGGTGGTGGGTGACTCGGTGATTCTGGTTGACGGGACCGGGGCGGAGAAGGTTCGGGTTGCCTGCTTCAACGCTGCCGACGGGAAGCAGGTCTGGCAGATCGACGACGAAAGGCAGTTGTCGGTGCCGGGAGTCGGAGAGGTTCGGCTTTGTGTTGTCGGGCGCGGTGCCTACGAGTCGCCTGACGTCATCCAGGAGCCGACGGTCGGATGTGCCGGGGACATTCTCCCGATCAGTTTCGTTGCCGACCGCAACGCCAAGACGAGCAGCGGCATCGTCGGAGTCGACGTACACGACGGTCGTCCCGTCTGGGGATTCCGGGCTGTATCCGACGCCTCCACCGATCGGACGATGGTCACGGCTGTTGCCGGGTCCGTCGTGCTGGCCACCGTCAGCGCGCCGTACGGCCCCGACTGGCCTGAGCGCCGGCCGACGACTCTCGCGCTCGACGCCGGGAGTGGACGCGAGTTGTGGCGCGGGGACGGCGTGATCGGCCTGGCCGGGGACGGGGAGTCGGTCGTGGTCGCGAAGGTGACCGACGGCGGCTGGCGGCCGGAGGTGCGGGACGCGCGGAGCGGTACGCCGCGGTGGACCGGCAAGCATCCGATCGACGGTCCGTACCAGCACGTCTCGACGGTCGCCGATCACACCGTGCTGAGTACGAAGGACCGAAGGGTCACCGACATCGTGCGGCTGTCGACAGGGACCCAGCTCGACTTCGAAGCCGACGCCCCGCCCGGCCTGGTCGCGTCGAATCCGCCGATGCTCGTCTGGGACAGCGGTGTCGCCTGGTGGGCCAAGGGGCCGAACGGCTTTGTCACCCAGACGCTTCCGAAGGGCTCGCCGACAAAGGGAAAGAAGCGGCCGAAGGGCCTCGAGTTCCACGCCCTCTACGGCGCCGGACCGTACATCTGGGGCGAGTACAAGACGACGCAGGAAAGCGGCGACCACGACGACCTGGCCGGGACCATCGCCGTGGATCGCACCGGCCGGCCGCGGTCAGCTACTCAGCCCGGCGCCGTTCTTGCCGACGTGTCCGAGCGCTGGCTGGTCGTCGGCAAGAACGGGTACGTCGAGGTGCAGCGCATCACGCCGAAGGCGTCCTAA
- a CDS encoding MFS transporter, which translates to MTPPTDSDTQRIPGRFWVWLFGAAVSLLGDLTMAFAIGWSATRHGGSVAGLILLLAAAPRAVLLLIGGAIGDRYGAPRVLLVSCVAMFLVTAALVPTTRAVGEPVWLLVILALVVGIIDAFFLPSSRSMPRLLVPPEQVPRALASFQVTGVVFAVSGTAVGGVLVNWAGLSAAAGFDAITFGVMIVVLYLLRGTTAPHGSRTTTMFRSIVDGVRAAFGRPLTRALLITMTVAAGLLMPMDALLLPLLARHHHWDAKTAALLIATRSIGVGVVSIRILMRGAFQRPGMVAMLGLLVAAVGFIGLSQVTPLPLTIASAVLSGIGVGTFTGHVLPLLMNSVEREYQSRLQSVIVLCQSLALVVMNPVLGSLADVKSIQITGVCLGIGVAIALIGLVALSRPVLRNARVA; encoded by the coding sequence GTGACTCCGCCCACTGATTCGGATACGCAGCGCATACCAGGCCGGTTCTGGGTCTGGTTGTTCGGCGCCGCCGTATCTCTCCTCGGCGACCTGACGATGGCTTTTGCCATCGGTTGGTCCGCCACCCGCCACGGAGGCAGCGTCGCGGGGCTGATCCTGCTCCTCGCCGCCGCCCCGCGGGCCGTCCTGCTCCTGATCGGCGGCGCCATCGGCGACCGGTACGGCGCGCCGCGGGTGCTGCTGGTCAGCTGCGTGGCGATGTTCCTGGTGACCGCGGCCCTGGTTCCCACGACCCGTGCCGTCGGGGAACCTGTTTGGCTGCTGGTGATCCTGGCGCTGGTGGTCGGAATCATCGACGCGTTCTTCCTGCCCTCGTCCCGGTCGATGCCGCGGCTGCTCGTGCCACCCGAGCAGGTGCCGCGGGCGTTGGCGAGCTTCCAGGTCACCGGAGTCGTCTTCGCGGTCTCCGGCACCGCTGTCGGCGGCGTACTGGTCAACTGGGCCGGACTGTCCGCGGCGGCCGGCTTCGATGCGATCACGTTCGGCGTGATGATCGTGGTGCTGTATCTGCTGCGCGGGACCACAGCCCCGCACGGGTCCCGGACGACCACCATGTTCCGATCGATCGTCGACGGGGTCCGCGCGGCGTTCGGCCGGCCGCTCACCCGGGCGCTGCTGATCACGATGACGGTCGCTGCCGGCCTGCTGATGCCGATGGACGCGCTGCTGCTGCCGTTGCTGGCCCGCCATCACCACTGGGACGCGAAGACGGCGGCCCTCCTGATCGCGACCCGGAGCATCGGTGTCGGCGTCGTGTCGATCCGGATCCTGATGCGTGGCGCGTTCCAGCGGCCCGGGATGGTGGCAATGCTCGGTCTGCTGGTCGCCGCGGTCGGATTCATCGGCCTGTCCCAGGTGACTCCGCTGCCGCTGACCATCGCGTCGGCCGTGCTCAGCGGCATCGGTGTCGGCACCTTCACCGGACACGTGCTGCCGCTGCTGATGAACTCGGTCGAGCGCGAGTACCAGTCGCGGCTGCAATCGGTCATCGTGCTGTGCCAGAGCCTGGCGCTGGTCGTGATGAACCCGGTCCTCGGCAGCCTCGCCGACGTCAAGAGCATCCAGATCACCGGGGTCTGCCTCGGCATCGGTGTCGCGATCGCGCTCATCGGCCTGGTGGCGCTCAGCCGGCCGGTCCTCCGCAACGCACGGGTCGCGTAG
- a CDS encoding PH domain-containing protein, whose amino-acid sequence MAISAKLLGEDEYVVVSTRTHWKALIGPVLLLLVVAGAGGFLAAIVPTGSLQTPARIAILAVGVVILAAFALKPFLNWFFSTYTITNRRLITRHGILTRTGRDIPLMRVNDVSYEHGLIDRILGCGTLHIESAGERGQVVLPDVPHVEHVHLQMSDLLFGGPDGKPGDGILDDEEPPEHMRRRPQQQQQQSPRTDDGETLFSSDDDR is encoded by the coding sequence ATGGCGATCTCGGCGAAGTTGTTGGGTGAGGACGAGTACGTCGTCGTCAGCACCCGGACGCACTGGAAGGCCTTGATCGGGCCGGTGCTTCTGCTGCTGGTGGTGGCGGGGGCGGGAGGTTTCCTGGCCGCGATCGTGCCGACCGGGTCGTTGCAGACCCCGGCCCGGATCGCGATCCTCGCCGTCGGTGTGGTGATCCTGGCGGCGTTCGCGCTGAAGCCGTTCCTGAACTGGTTCTTCTCGACGTACACGATCACGAACCGGCGGCTGATCACCCGGCACGGCATCCTGACCCGCACCGGCCGCGACATTCCGCTGATGCGGGTCAACGACGTGTCCTACGAACACGGCCTGATCGACCGCATCCTCGGCTGCGGCACGCTCCACATCGAGTCCGCCGGCGAACGCGGCCAGGTGGTGCTCCCCGACGTACCGCATGTCGAGCATGTCCACCTGCAGATGTCAGATCTGCTCTTCGGCGGCCCCGACGGCAAACCCGGCGACGGCATCCTCGACGACGAGGAGCCGCCGGAGCACATGCGCCGCCGTCCGCAGCAGCAACAGCAGCAGTCCCCGCGCACGGACGACGGCGAAACCCTCTTCAGCTCCGACGACGACCGCTAG
- a CDS encoding 5-(carboxyamino)imidazole ribonucleotide synthase encodes MDIRLRSVKFDRKDLPVGTPVVGMVGGGQLARMTQETAVALGIQLRVLAEGPTVSAAQAVADAPVGDYKDLETVRRFAAECDVVTFDHEHVPTEILHALEADGLKVHPGPDALVHAQDKAVMRARLDTFDAPAPAHQVVATPAEVEDFAKRVGGFPIILKTTRGGYDGKGVWFVDGPDDAQIATAFGSGVPILAEEKVDFVRELSAIVARSPHGQAVAYPIVESVQKDGICVEVTAPAPGLAPEKAAQAQQTALRIAGELGVVGVLAVEMFEARDGRLLVNELAMRPHNTGHWSIDGAVTSQFENHLRAVLDLPLGSPAARAPYTVMVNVLGGDVEDMHRGLLHCMARDPGLKVHFYGKSVQPGRKIGHVTAYGDDLEETRSRARHAAAYLTGTIDE; translated from the coding sequence ATGGACATTAGGCTCCGGTCTGTGAAGTTCGATCGCAAAGACCTCCCCGTCGGCACCCCGGTGGTCGGCATGGTCGGAGGCGGCCAGCTGGCCCGGATGACGCAGGAAACCGCCGTCGCCCTCGGCATCCAGCTCCGCGTGCTCGCCGAAGGCCCCACGGTCTCGGCCGCGCAGGCGGTCGCGGACGCGCCGGTCGGCGACTACAAGGACCTCGAGACGGTACGGCGGTTCGCCGCCGAATGCGACGTGGTGACCTTCGACCACGAGCATGTGCCGACCGAGATCCTGCACGCACTCGAGGCGGACGGGCTGAAGGTCCACCCCGGCCCGGACGCGCTCGTGCACGCCCAGGACAAGGCCGTGATGCGGGCCCGGCTCGACACCTTCGACGCCCCGGCGCCGGCGCACCAGGTGGTCGCCACACCGGCCGAGGTCGAGGACTTCGCCAAGCGGGTCGGCGGCTTCCCGATCATCCTCAAGACCACCCGCGGCGGGTACGACGGCAAGGGTGTCTGGTTCGTCGACGGGCCGGACGACGCGCAGATCGCGACGGCGTTCGGCAGCGGCGTACCGATCCTGGCCGAGGAGAAGGTGGACTTCGTCCGCGAGCTGTCCGCGATCGTGGCGCGGTCGCCGCACGGGCAGGCGGTCGCGTATCCGATCGTCGAGTCGGTGCAGAAGGACGGCATCTGCGTCGAGGTCACCGCTCCGGCGCCGGGCCTGGCGCCGGAGAAGGCTGCCCAGGCGCAGCAGACCGCGCTGCGGATCGCCGGTGAGCTCGGCGTGGTCGGCGTACTCGCGGTGGAGATGTTCGAGGCACGCGACGGACGGCTGCTGGTCAACGAGCTGGCGATGCGCCCGCACAACACCGGCCATTGGTCGATCGACGGCGCGGTCACGTCCCAGTTCGAGAACCACCTGCGCGCCGTACTCGATCTGCCGCTCGGCTCGCCGGCCGCGCGGGCGCCGTACACCGTGATGGTCAACGTGCTCGGCGGGGACGTCGAGGACATGCACCGCGGTCTGCTGCACTGCATGGCCCGCGATCCTGGACTGAAGGTCCACTTCTACGGGAAGTCGGTGCAGCCGGGCCGCAAGATCGGCCACGTCACGGCGTACGGCGACGACCTCGAGGAGACCCGCTCCCGTGCGCGCCACGCGGCGGCGTACCTGACCGGCACCATCGACGAGTAG
- a CDS encoding acyl-CoA dehydrogenase family protein → MSNSFELYALSEEHQAIREAVRDVCDAKVAPHAGDVDELAEFPKASYDALKASDFHAPHIPEQYGGAGADALATVIVIEEVARACASTSLIPAVNKLGSLPLLLSASSEVKERYLPPVAAGDAMFSYCLSEPEAGSDAASMKTRAVADGDGYVLNGVKRWITNAGVSDFYTVFAVTDPSARSRGISAFVVEKSDEGVSFGAPEKKLGIKGSPTREVYFDNVRIPASRLIGDLGTGFSTAMATLDHTRVTIAAQALGIAQGALDYALGYVKERKQFGKAIAEFQGLQFMLADMGMKIEAARQLTYAAAARSERGDADLTYFGAAAKCFASDVAMAVTTDAVQLLGGYGYTHDYPVERMMRDAKITQIYEGTNQVQRIVMARQLLKGLG, encoded by the coding sequence GTGAGTAACTCATTCGAGCTGTACGCGCTGTCCGAGGAGCACCAGGCGATCCGGGAGGCCGTCCGGGACGTCTGCGACGCCAAGGTCGCCCCGCACGCCGGGGACGTGGACGAGCTGGCCGAGTTCCCGAAGGCGTCGTACGACGCGCTCAAGGCCTCGGACTTCCACGCGCCGCACATCCCGGAGCAGTACGGCGGCGCCGGCGCGGACGCGCTCGCGACGGTGATCGTGATCGAGGAGGTCGCCCGGGCCTGCGCCTCGACCTCGCTGATCCCGGCCGTGAACAAGCTCGGCTCGCTGCCGTTGCTGCTGTCGGCGTCCTCCGAGGTCAAGGAGCGGTACCTGCCGCCGGTCGCGGCCGGTGACGCGATGTTCTCGTACTGCCTGTCGGAGCCGGAGGCCGGCTCGGATGCGGCGTCGATGAAGACTCGTGCCGTTGCCGATGGCGACGGGTATGTGCTGAACGGCGTGAAGCGGTGGATCACGAACGCCGGGGTGTCGGACTTCTACACGGTCTTCGCGGTGACCGATCCTTCCGCTCGCTCACGGGGGATCTCTGCGTTCGTGGTCGAGAAGTCCGACGAGGGGGTGTCCTTCGGGGCGCCGGAGAAGAAGCTCGGGATCAAGGGGTCGCCGACGCGCGAGGTGTACTTCGACAACGTGCGGATCCCGGCGTCGCGGCTGATCGGAGACCTGGGGACGGGCTTCTCCACCGCGATGGCGACGCTCGACCACACCCGGGTGACGATCGCCGCCCAAGCCCTCGGCATCGCGCAGGGAGCGCTCGACTACGCGCTCGGGTATGTGAAGGAGCGCAAGCAGTTCGGGAAGGCGATCGCGGAGTTCCAGGGCCTGCAGTTCATGCTCGCCGACATGGGGATGAAGATCGAGGCCGCCCGGCAGCTCACGTACGCCGCGGCCGCTCGCTCGGAGCGCGGCGATGCTGACCTCACGTACTTCGGGGCCGCCGCCAAGTGCTTCGCGTCGGATGTCGCCATGGCCGTCACCACCGACGCCGTACAACTCCTCGGCGGCTACGGCTACACCCACGACTACCCGGTAGAACGCATGATGCGCGACGCCAAAATCACCCAGATCTACGAAGGCACCAACCAGGTCCAACGCATCGTCATGGCCCGCCAACTCCTGAAGGGCCTGGGCTAG
- a CDS encoding GtrA family protein: MKLVTTLYGQFQHLVHEVAKFGLVGLLGLVVDLPIYNWLVFNNPLVLADSGEGMLHHKPLTAKLISTTVATVVTYFGNRYWTWRHRERSGLHREYVLFFVLNGIGLLIAAGCLAFSRYVLDLHTWLSDNIAANFIGLGLGTLFRFWSYRKFVFKEEIELDEAEHTPAPDSPAALDDSTGDLPAVR; encoded by the coding sequence TTGAAGCTCGTCACCACGCTGTACGGCCAGTTCCAGCACCTGGTGCACGAAGTGGCCAAGTTCGGTCTGGTCGGTCTGCTCGGTCTGGTCGTCGACCTGCCGATCTACAACTGGCTCGTGTTCAACAACCCGCTGGTGCTCGCCGACTCCGGCGAGGGCATGCTGCACCACAAGCCGCTGACCGCGAAGCTGATCTCGACCACGGTCGCCACCGTCGTGACGTACTTCGGCAACCGCTACTGGACGTGGCGGCACCGCGAGCGCAGCGGCCTGCACCGTGAATACGTGCTGTTCTTCGTGCTGAACGGGATCGGCCTGCTGATCGCCGCCGGCTGCCTGGCCTTCTCGCGGTACGTGCTCGACCTGCACACCTGGCTGTCCGACAACATCGCCGCGAACTTCATCGGCCTCGGACTCGGCACCCTCTTCCGCTTCTGGTCCTACCGGAAGTTCGTCTTCAAGGAAGAGATCGAGCTCGACGAGGCCGAGCACACCCCGGCCCCCGACTCGCCGGCCGCCCTCGACGACTCGACCGGAGATCTCCCGGCTGTCCGCTGA
- a CDS encoding OFA family MFS transporter, giving the protein MAVLSILDREHTIAPPGYSRWLIPPAALAVHLCIGQAYATSVYKTSIVKHFDSSQTAVGVVFSIAIVMLGLSAAVGGTWVERNGPRKAMFVAACFWTTGFLVGALGIGTGQLWLVYLGYGVIGGIGLGIGYISPVSTLIKWFPDRPGLATGLAIMGFGGGALVASPLSRQLLGLYDSNYDPNVSTSVAGGGALVGLFVTLGIGYFVIMMFGVFNIRVPAEGWTPDGFDPKTVQQKALVTTANVSAANAIKTPQFWFLWVVLFCNVTAGIGILEQASPMIQDFFRADGGKSSVAVAAAAGFVGLLSIFNMAGRFGWSTTSDVIGRKPIYAIYLGVGIIAYALLATVGHTSTVVFVLLAAIIISFYGGGFATVPAYLRDLFGTYQVGAIHGRLLTAWSAAGIAGPLIVNGFLDHEGKPGTLTASAYRPALFTMVGVLAVGFIANLLIRSVSERFHEKAESTVEASR; this is encoded by the coding sequence ATGGCAGTCTTGTCGATACTCGATCGGGAGCACACGATCGCGCCGCCGGGTTACAGCCGCTGGCTGATCCCACCGGCCGCGCTGGCCGTCCACCTGTGCATCGGGCAGGCGTACGCGACCAGCGTCTACAAGACCTCGATTGTGAAACACTTCGACAGCAGTCAGACCGCGGTCGGTGTGGTGTTCAGCATCGCGATCGTGATGCTCGGCCTGTCCGCCGCCGTCGGCGGCACCTGGGTCGAACGCAACGGCCCGCGGAAAGCCATGTTCGTCGCCGCCTGTTTCTGGACCACCGGCTTCCTCGTCGGCGCCCTCGGCATCGGCACCGGTCAGCTCTGGCTCGTCTACCTCGGGTACGGCGTGATCGGCGGTATCGGTCTCGGGATCGGCTACATCTCCCCCGTGTCCACGCTGATCAAATGGTTCCCGGACCGCCCGGGTCTCGCGACCGGCCTGGCGATCATGGGCTTCGGCGGCGGCGCGCTCGTCGCCAGCCCGCTGTCCCGCCAACTGCTCGGTCTGTACGACTCCAACTACGACCCCAACGTCAGTACGTCGGTGGCCGGCGGCGGCGCCCTGGTCGGGCTGTTCGTCACGCTGGGCATCGGCTACTTCGTCATCATGATGTTCGGCGTCTTCAACATCCGCGTTCCCGCCGAGGGCTGGACGCCGGACGGCTTCGACCCGAAGACCGTGCAGCAGAAGGCGCTCGTCACCACCGCCAACGTGTCGGCCGCGAACGCGATCAAGACGCCGCAGTTCTGGTTCCTCTGGGTCGTGCTGTTCTGCAACGTGACCGCGGGGATCGGCATCCTCGAGCAGGCGAGCCCGATGATCCAGGACTTCTTCCGCGCTGACGGCGGCAAGTCGAGCGTGGCGGTCGCGGCGGCGGCCGGGTTCGTCGGGTTGCTGTCGATCTTCAACATGGCCGGCCGGTTCGGCTGGTCGACGACGTCGGACGTGATCGGCCGCAAGCCGATCTACGCGATCTACCTCGGCGTCGGGATCATCGCGTATGCGCTGCTCGCGACCGTTGGTCACACCAGCACAGTGGTCTTCGTGCTGCTCGCCGCGATCATCATCTCGTTCTACGGCGGCGGTTTCGCGACGGTTCCGGCGTACCTGCGGGATCTGTTCGGCACGTATCAGGTCGGCGCGATCCACGGGCGGCTGCTGACCGCGTGGTCGGCGGCGGGGATCGCCGGGCCGCTCATCGTCAACGGATTCCTCGACCACGAAGGCAAACCGGGCACGCTGACCGCGTCGGCGTACCGGCCGGCGCTGTTCACGATGGTCGGCGTACTGGCGGTCGGCTTCATCGCCAACCTCTTGATCCGATCGGTGTCCGAGCGGTTCCACGAGAAGGCCGAGTCGACGGTGGAGGCATCCCGATGA
- a CDS encoding GNAT family N-acetyltransferase: protein MTDIEMRAAQASEYDAVQAVFGAAMMFEVTPDDLGRQLFEPERALVATDGDEIIGTTRALTRDLSVPGGVVPAAHVTGVGVKSTHRRRGVMSGLIGQQLREVPEAIAVLWASEPAIYGRFGYAAAAWGTSYEVDLHRVGPPSGPIRPGELGELTKDEALKELPRILGEMQQLRAGVSDRSELRWQKHLEDKPDDRGGRTALRIVAHRDETGTVDGYALWRGKMVWSATGPAYEVNVEELVAPTPTAYRVLWQHLLTMDLSAKLGYGYGAVDEPLLQLVSTPTALDRRVSESLWLRITDVQRALQERQYAVPVDVVLEVTDDLIEKNAGRFRLTASDSAVTCEPTDSPADLTLSTTELSAAYLGGRPLAEFATTGRVAEHTPGTLNQATAAFRWPLAPVSLEVF, encoded by the coding sequence GTGACCGATATCGAGATGCGGGCAGCCCAGGCGAGTGAGTACGACGCGGTCCAGGCCGTGTTCGGCGCGGCGATGATGTTCGAGGTGACGCCCGACGACCTCGGGCGGCAGCTGTTCGAGCCGGAGCGCGCGCTGGTCGCGACCGACGGCGACGAGATCATCGGTACGACGCGTGCACTCACGCGCGACCTGTCGGTGCCGGGTGGAGTCGTGCCCGCGGCGCATGTGACCGGAGTCGGCGTGAAGTCGACGCATCGACGGCGGGGCGTGATGTCCGGGCTGATCGGGCAGCAGTTGCGCGAGGTCCCGGAGGCGATCGCGGTCCTGTGGGCGAGCGAGCCGGCGATCTACGGCCGCTTCGGGTACGCCGCGGCCGCCTGGGGCACGTCGTACGAGGTCGATCTGCACCGCGTCGGGCCGCCGAGCGGACCGATCCGGCCGGGCGAGCTCGGCGAGCTGACCAAGGACGAGGCGCTCAAGGAACTGCCCCGCATCCTCGGCGAGATGCAGCAGCTGCGCGCCGGCGTGTCCGACCGCTCAGAGCTGCGCTGGCAGAAACACCTGGAGGACAAGCCGGACGACCGCGGCGGCCGTACTGCGCTTCGCATCGTGGCCCACCGCGACGAGACCGGCACCGTGGACGGGTACGCGCTGTGGCGCGGCAAGATGGTCTGGAGCGCGACAGGTCCGGCGTACGAGGTGAACGTCGAGGAGCTGGTTGCACCCACGCCGACGGCGTACCGGGTCCTCTGGCAGCACCTGCTCACCATGGACCTCAGCGCCAAGCTGGGCTACGGCTACGGCGCCGTCGACGAGCCGCTGCTCCAACTCGTCAGCACCCCGACAGCCCTCGACCGCCGAGTCAGCGAGTCCCTCTGGCTCCGCATCACCGACGTCCAGCGAGCCTTGCAGGAACGCCAGTACGCCGTCCCCGTCGACGTCGTCCTGGAGGTGACCGACGACCTGATCGAGAAGAATGCCGGCCGCTTCCGCCTGACCGCGTCCGACTCAGCCGTCACCTGCGAGCCCACCGACTCGCCGGCCGACCTGACCCTCTCCACCACGGAGCTGAGCGCCGCCTACCTTGGCGGCCGCCCACTCGCCGAGTTCGCCACCACGGGCCGAGTCGCCGAGCACACCCCCGGCACCCTCAACCAAGCCACAGCAGCCTTCCGCTGGCCACTCGCACCGGTCAGCCTCGAGGTCTTCTAG
- the purE gene encoding 5-(carboxyamino)imidazole ribonucleotide mutase, whose product MIGIVMGSDSDWPTMKAAAEVCVEFDVPFEADVVSAHRMPTEMIDYGRSAHERGLKVLIAGAGGAAHLPGMLASVTPLPVIGVPVPLKYLDGMDSLLSIVQMPAGVPVATVSIGNARNAGLLAVRILAAADEKLRDKMLAFQESLAEVARGKGGTVRDGAAELRKG is encoded by the coding sequence ATGATCGGCATTGTGATGGGGTCGGACAGCGACTGGCCGACGATGAAGGCGGCGGCCGAGGTGTGTGTGGAGTTCGACGTGCCCTTTGAGGCAGACGTCGTGTCCGCGCACCGGATGCCGACCGAGATGATCGACTACGGACGGTCAGCCCACGAGCGCGGGCTCAAGGTCCTGATCGCCGGCGCGGGCGGCGCCGCGCACCTGCCCGGCATGCTGGCGTCGGTGACACCGTTGCCGGTGATCGGCGTACCGGTTCCGCTGAAATACCTCGACGGAATGGACTCGCTACTGTCGATCGTGCAGATGCCGGCCGGTGTCCCGGTTGCAACGGTGTCAATCGGGAACGCTCGGAATGCGGGGCTGCTCGCGGTACGGATCCTGGCCGCGGCGGACGAGAAGCTGCGGGACAAGATGCTGGCGTTCCAGGAATCGCTGGCGGAGGTGGCGCGGGGGAAGGGCGGCACGGTGCGTGACGGGGCGGCAGAGTTGCGTAAAGGCTGA
- a CDS encoding UDP-glucose/GDP-mannose dehydrogenase family protein produces MSEATSRPLRIAVIGTNYLGANTAAGMAEFGFDVIGVEIDEHRLKLLNDGKAPLYEPGLDPLLKKHVDSGRLRFTKDYREIADWADVHFICVGTPQLEGSEAADLAQVHSVVTMLAPLLTKPTLVVGRSTVPVGTSKIVEARFHAEAPAGTTVEIAWQPEFLREAHGVDDTLHPDRLVFGVQSEAAETRLREVFATPIGEGTPVVVCNLPTAELVKGGANAFLATKISFINALAEMADATGADVTLLADALGYDKRIGRGMLNAGPGYGGGCLPKDLRAFMHRAGELGVEEVITFLREVDDINQHRRAGIVDITHEMLGGEWVGKNVTVLGAAFKAGTDDVRDSPALDVAGRIQLHGANVTVFDPEAMENARRVRPTLRYAPTAVEACRDAHAVLHLTEWPEFRELDPAALRGLVAHPVVIDARLNLNADAWRAAGWTYRAPGKP; encoded by the coding sequence ATGAGTGAAGCGACCTCCCGCCCCCTGCGGATCGCCGTGATCGGCACCAATTACCTCGGCGCGAACACCGCCGCCGGGATGGCCGAGTTCGGTTTCGACGTCATCGGGGTCGAGATCGACGAGCACCGGCTGAAGCTGCTGAACGACGGCAAGGCGCCGCTGTACGAGCCCGGTCTGGACCCGCTGCTGAAGAAGCACGTGGACTCGGGCCGGCTGCGGTTCACCAAGGACTACCGCGAGATCGCGGACTGGGCCGATGTGCACTTCATCTGCGTCGGCACGCCGCAGCTCGAGGGCAGCGAGGCGGCCGATCTGGCCCAGGTGCACTCGGTCGTCACCATGCTCGCTCCGCTGCTGACCAAGCCGACTCTGGTCGTCGGCCGCTCCACCGTCCCGGTCGGTACGTCGAAGATCGTCGAGGCCCGCTTCCACGCCGAAGCCCCCGCCGGCACCACTGTCGAGATCGCCTGGCAGCCGGAGTTCCTCCGCGAGGCGCACGGCGTCGACGACACGCTGCACCCGGACCGGCTGGTGTTCGGCGTGCAGTCCGAGGCCGCCGAGACCCGCCTGCGCGAGGTGTTCGCGACCCCGATCGGCGAGGGTACGCCGGTGGTCGTGTGCAACCTCCCGACCGCGGAGCTGGTCAAGGGCGGCGCGAACGCCTTCCTGGCCACGAAGATCTCGTTCATCAACGCGCTCGCCGAGATGGCCGATGCGACCGGCGCCGACGTGACGCTGCTCGCGGACGCGCTCGGATACGACAAGCGGATCGGCCGCGGCATGCTGAACGCCGGCCCGGGGTACGGCGGTGGCTGCCTGCCGAAGGACCTGCGCGCGTTCATGCACCGCGCCGGCGAGCTCGGTGTCGAAGAGGTGATCACGTTCCTGCGTGAGGTCGACGACATCAACCAGCACCGCCGCGCCGGGATCGTTGACATCACCCACGAGATGCTCGGCGGCGAGTGGGTCGGCAAGAACGTCACCGTCCTCGGCGCCGCGTTCAAGGCCGGTACGGACGACGTCCGCGACTCGCCCGCGCTCGACGTGGCCGGCCGGATCCAGCTGCACGGCGCGAACGTCACCGTCTTCGACCCGGAGGCGATGGAGAACGCCCGCCGCGTCCGCCCGACGCTGCGCTACGCCCCGACCGCGGTCGAGGCCTGCCGCGACGCCCACGCCGTACTGCACCTCACCGAGTGGCCCGAGTTCCGCGAACTCGACCCGGCCGCGCTGCGCGGCCTCGTCGCCCACCCGGTCGTCATCGACGCCCGCCTCAACCTGAACGCCGACGCGTGGCGCGCCGCCGGCTGGACGTACCGCGCCCCGGGCAAGCCGTAA